A genomic region of Dictyoglomus sp. NZ13-RE01 contains the following coding sequences:
- a CDS encoding peptidase — MIFDISSIQEFIWRITAVLIAITIHEYFHGKVAEWEGDPTPRLSGRLSLNPLAHIDIIGFLMLILFRFGWAKPVPVNFYNLKRGRKSVILVSLAGPLSNIILAFLLSIFWKFDLSLPVNFVRFVVELAILNLYLGIFNLIPIPPLDGSHILESILPYKYRHFYDMLSYYSFFILIFLILTGILFRIIYPILNFFIYLLGLY; from the coding sequence ATGATATTTGATATCTCAAGCATACAAGAATTTATATGGAGAATTACCGCCGTATTAATTGCTATAACAATTCATGAGTATTTTCATGGAAAAGTTGCAGAATGGGAAGGAGATCCCACTCCAAGACTTTCAGGAAGACTATCATTAAATCCATTAGCCCATATAGATATAATTGGATTTCTTATGTTGATTTTATTTAGGTTTGGATGGGCAAAACCTGTTCCCGTTAACTTCTACAACCTAAAAAGGGGAAGAAAAAGTGTAATTTTAGTATCCTTGGCAGGCCCTTTATCTAACATAATATTAGCATTTTTACTAAGTATATTTTGGAAATTTGACCTATCTCTACCTGTTAATTTTGTAAGATTCGTAGTTGAGCTTGCCATTTTAAACCTTTATTTAGGTATTTTTAACCTTATCCCTATACCACCCTTAGATGGTTCTCACATTTTAGAATCTATTCTTCCATACAAATATAGGCATTTTTATGATATGTTAAGTTACTATAGTTTTTTTATTCTTATTTTTTTAATCTTGACAGGAATACTTTTTAGGATCATATATCCTATATTAAACTTTTTCATATATCTATTGGGACTTTATTGA
- the trpS gene encoding tryptophan--tRNA ligase gives MKDGRILSGMRPTGKLHLGHWLGVLDNWVKLQDAYECYFEIADWHALTTHYRETESIKDNIFQMTCDWLAVGIDPNKSVIFRQSDITEHSELFLLFSMFVPLPWLERNPTYKEQLREMEGRDLFTYGFLGYPVLQAADILIYRADTVPVGEDQLPHLELTREIARRFNYFYKPIFPEPQAKLSEVPALIGTDGRKMHKSYGNTIPLDTEEEELKKIVRNMVTDPARIRRNDPGHPEVCPVFAYHKIFNKEEVNYIENACRTAEIGCVDCKMKLFEKLNAYMSPVREKRREYTKHPDLVWDIIREGNKKARGEAQKTMELVREAMGLRIWK, from the coding sequence ATGAAGGATGGAAGAATCTTAAGTGGTATGAGACCAACAGGAAAATTACATTTAGGGCATTGGTTAGGGGTATTAGATAATTGGGTAAAGTTGCAAGATGCATACGAATGCTATTTTGAAATAGCGGACTGGCATGCCTTAACTACACATTATAGAGAAACAGAAAGCATAAAAGACAATATCTTTCAGATGACATGCGATTGGTTAGCTGTTGGAATAGACCCAAATAAGAGTGTAATCTTTAGACAGTCTGATATTACTGAACACAGTGAATTATTTTTATTATTTTCAATGTTTGTTCCTCTTCCCTGGCTTGAGAGAAATCCTACTTATAAGGAACAATTAAGAGAGATGGAGGGAAGAGATTTATTTACCTATGGATTTTTAGGATATCCTGTACTTCAAGCTGCTGATATTTTAATTTATAGAGCGGATACAGTTCCAGTTGGAGAGGATCAATTGCCTCACTTGGAGTTAACAAGGGAAATAGCAAGAAGATTTAATTATTTTTATAAACCTATATTTCCTGAACCACAAGCAAAGCTTTCTGAAGTACCTGCCTTAATAGGAACCGATGGTAGGAAAATGCATAAGAGTTATGGAAATACCATTCCATTAGATACTGAGGAAGAGGAATTAAAAAAGATAGTAAGAAATATGGTAACTGATCCAGCCCGAATAAGAAGAAATGATCCAGGACATCCGGAGGTATGTCCTGTTTTTGCATATCACAAAATCTTCAATAAAGAAGAAGTAAACTATATAGAAAACGCATGTAGAACTGCAGAAATTGGCTGTGTGGATTGTAAGATGAAATTGTTTGAAAAACTAAATGCTTATATGTCCCCAGTAAGGGAAAAGAGAAGGGAATATACAAAACATCCTGATTTGGTGTGGGACATAATAAGGGAAGGAAATAAGAAAGCCAGAGGAGAAGCACAAAAAACAATGGAACTTGTACGTGAGGCAATGGGGCTGAGAATTTGGAAATAA
- the scpB gene encoding SMC-Scp complex subunit ScpB, with protein sequence MQDYDEFLKKAIEAILFVSEKGVSISELSKILNISEEKALSFMDDLIREYENRGINIYKINGKYEMGTSPMVSSIIAKFLEDKREKLSKPALETLAIIYYHQPITKAEIEELRGVNCDGVINQLLERGLIKIVGRKETIGRPFLYGVTENFYKYFLIEDEKCKL encoded by the coding sequence ATGCAAGATTATGATGAATTTTTAAAGAAAGCTATAGAAGCTATTTTATTTGTCTCCGAAAAAGGAGTTAGCATATCAGAATTGTCTAAAATTTTAAATATTAGTGAAGAGAAAGCCTTATCTTTTATGGATGATTTAATTAGAGAATATGAAAATAGAGGTATAAATATCTATAAAATTAATGGAAAATATGAGATGGGCACCTCCCCTATGGTCTCTTCCATTATTGCTAAATTTTTAGAAGATAAAAGAGAGAAATTGAGTAAACCTGCATTAGAGACTTTAGCTATAATTTATTATCATCAGCCAATAACAAAGGCTGAAATTGAGGAGCTTAGAGGAGTAAATTGCGATGGAGTAATAAATCAATTATTAGAAAGAGGATTAATTAAGATTGTAGGAAGAAAAGAAACTATTGGAAGACCTTTCCTTTATGGGGTTACAGAAAACTTCTATAAATATTTTCTTATTGAGGACGAAAAATGCAAACTTTAG
- a CDS encoding transcriptional regulator produces MQTLGEIFKKERERQNKSIKEIANILKVSARYLIAIEEDKLDEIDVADIYKKGIIRNYARYLGIDENEAISLYETQYQKPIIQEIKKVERKQKSFVYLIYGIVFVIIIISFYLIYKSSKSVPPEVPKTFTYTYTYTYNETYTEQEKETYTASQVEVLTPTIKVKAYDRCWVRVSYDNKVVFEGTLKSGDEFTWTYPYLEFYVGNAGGIEIFYNDKSIGILGKKGEVKKVKVP; encoded by the coding sequence ATGCAAACTTTAGGAGAAATTTTTAAAAAGGAAAGAGAAAGACAAAACAAAAGCATAAAAGAAATAGCAAATATTTTAAAGGTTAGTGCAAGATATTTGATTGCTATTGAGGAAGATAAACTTGATGAAATTGATGTAGCAGATATTTATAAAAAAGGAATAATAAGAAATTATGCGCGTTATTTAGGAATTGATGAGAATGAGGCAATTTCGTTATATGAAACCCAATATCAAAAACCAATTATTCAAGAAATAAAGAAAGTAGAAAGAAAGCAAAAGTCATTTGTTTATTTAATATACGGCATAGTATTTGTTATAATAATAATATCCTTTTACCTTATTTATAAAAGTTCTAAAAGCGTTCCTCCTGAAGTTCCAAAAACATTTACTTATACATATACTTATACATACAATGAGACTTATACCGAGCAAGAAAAAGAAACTTATACTGCTTCCCAGGTAGAAGTATTAACACCAACTATTAAGGTAAAAGCCTATGATAGATGTTGGGTTAGAGTAAGTTATGATAATAAAGTGGTTTTTGAAGGAACTTTAAAAAGTGGTGATGAATTCACATGGACATATCCATATTTAGAATTTTATGTGGGTAATGCGGGAGGAATTGAAATTTTTTATAATGATAAATCTATTGGAATATTAGGAAAGAAAGGAGAAGTAAAAAAGGTAAAAGTTCCATGA
- the rimO gene encoding 30S ribosomal protein S12 methylthiotransferase RimO, with product MKKARIISLGCAKNLVDTERLMYALKEQGYDFTPFEEEADLILVNTCAFIAPACEEAEENIKSLEKFKKEGKELIVCGCYVERYKEKIKEKFPFVDKFLDLKSYENLGIKEDKRFRVTPKHWSYVKISEGCINFCSYCTIPYIRGPLRSRPIENIEKEIKELVHDQVKEIILIAQDTTRYGEDLYGKPSLLDLLKVIEGLKGDFFVRILYMYPTRLTQELLSFIKSSDRIVPYFDIPLQHVNDKILKLMRRTYSKDDIIKLYLNIRETFPESVIRTTFIVGFPGEEEEDFNELLYFIEKFTFERLGAFTYYPEEGTLAYNFDNKVPEEIKKQRLDLLMTKQQKISKKLNNNLLGKEFEVFIEGKIRNGYLARSWREAPEVDPFIIIKDSNRKFNVGDKLKVKIEKAGIYDLWGKVI from the coding sequence ATGAAGAAGGCAAGAATAATATCTTTAGGATGTGCAAAAAATCTTGTAGATACAGAAAGGCTTATGTATGCTCTAAAAGAGCAAGGCTATGATTTTACCCCTTTTGAGGAAGAGGCGGATTTGATCTTAGTGAATACTTGTGCATTCATTGCTCCAGCTTGTGAAGAAGCTGAGGAGAATATAAAAAGTTTAGAGAAATTCAAAAAAGAGGGAAAAGAACTAATCGTATGCGGTTGTTATGTGGAGAGATACAAAGAAAAAATAAAAGAAAAATTCCCCTTTGTTGACAAATTTCTTGATTTAAAATCCTACGAAAATCTTGGAATAAAAGAGGATAAAAGGTTTAGAGTAACCCCAAAACATTGGTCCTATGTAAAGATTTCCGAAGGATGTATCAACTTTTGTAGCTATTGTACCATTCCATATATAAGAGGTCCATTAAGAAGTAGACCTATAGAAAACATTGAGAAGGAAATTAAAGAATTAGTTCACGATCAAGTAAAAGAGATCATTCTCATTGCTCAAGATACCACAAGATATGGAGAAGATTTATATGGAAAGCCTTCTTTATTGGATCTTTTAAAGGTTATTGAAGGATTAAAAGGGGACTTTTTTGTAAGAATTTTATATATGTATCCAACAAGACTTACCCAAGAGCTTTTATCTTTTATTAAATCTTCAGATAGGATTGTTCCTTACTTTGATATCCCATTACAGCATGTTAATGATAAAATCTTGAAGCTTATGAGAAGAACTTATTCAAAGGATGATATTATAAAATTATATTTAAATATTAGAGAAACTTTTCCAGAAAGTGTTATAAGAACCACATTTATCGTAGGATTTCCAGGAGAAGAAGAGGAAGATTTCAATGAACTTTTATATTTCATTGAAAAATTTACCTTTGAAAGGTTAGGAGCCTTTACATATTATCCAGAGGAAGGAACATTAGCTTATAATTTTGATAATAAAGTACCTGAAGAGATTAAAAAGCAGAGGCTTGATTTGTTAATGACAAAACAGCAAAAAATATCCAAAAAACTCAATAATAATCTTTTAGGAAAGGAATTTGAAGTTTTTATTGAAGGAAAAATAAGAAATGGATATTTGGCAAGAAGCTGGAGAGAAGCGCCAGAGGTAGATCCTTTTATCATTATAAAAGATAGTAATCGAAAATTTAATGTAGGGGATAAATTGAAAGTAAAGATAGAAAAGGCAGGTATATATGATCTATGGGGAAAAGTCATTTAA
- the pgsA gene encoding CDP-diacylglycerol--glycerol-3-phosphate 3-phosphatidyltransferase has translation MGKSHLIPNYLTALRIILTFPIVILLLLGNYELIAGIIFLIAIFTDYLDGKIARAYNQVSNLGKFLDPLADKILVLSILIVLVEKNMISSLIPIIILTREFAVSGLRMVLAQKGIVLSALKEGKVKTALQNLSLIFYLFKIPAKEYILVLALLITIYSGITYFVKNWKYLSE, from the coding sequence ATGGGGAAAAGTCATTTAATTCCTAATTACTTAACAGCTCTCAGAATAATATTAACTTTTCCTATAGTAATACTTCTGCTCCTTGGAAATTACGAATTAATAGCTGGAATCATATTTCTTATCGCCATATTTACTGATTATTTGGATGGAAAAATTGCAAGGGCTTATAATCAAGTCTCCAACTTAGGTAAATTTTTAGACCCATTGGCAGATAAAATACTGGTTCTAAGTATTTTAATTGTTCTTGTAGAAAAAAATATGATCTCTTCTTTAATTCCTATAATTATTCTTACAAGAGAATTTGCTGTATCAGGATTAAGAATGGTGCTTGCCCAAAAAGGTATTGTCCTTTCTGCGTTAAAAGAAGGTAAAGTAAAAACTGCTCTTCAAAACCTCTCTCTTATTTTCTATCTTTTTAAAATACCTGCGAAGGAATATATACTTGTCTTAGCTCTTCTCATTACCATATATTCAGGTATTACATATTTTGTTAAAAACTGGAAGTATTTATCGGAGTAA
- a CDS encoding RNA 2',3'-cyclic phosphodiesterase → MKRLFIAIDLPFEIKKKIDECKKTLEVNIKHGVKWVELENYHFTIKFLGETQEEKIESISKIIEEISSEFKPFYISFKELGVFPNFKNPRVIWIGIDEGLDEMQNIFNTLEKRITKLGFPKDEKEFSPHLTLGRVKERLKWKEDWKIDIPEIRFLAIELTLFESQLSSQGPTYIPLYRSKFKKNG, encoded by the coding sequence ATGAAGAGATTATTTATTGCTATTGATTTGCCTTTTGAAATAAAGAAGAAGATTGATGAATGTAAAAAAACATTAGAGGTAAATATTAAGCATGGAGTAAAGTGGGTCGAATTAGAAAATTATCATTTTACTATAAAGTTCTTAGGAGAAACTCAAGAAGAAAAGATAGAATCTATTAGTAAAATAATAGAAGAAATCTCATCAGAATTTAAACCTTTCTATATCTCTTTTAAAGAATTAGGAGTTTTTCCTAATTTTAAAAACCCAAGAGTTATATGGATAGGAATTGATGAAGGATTAGATGAGATGCAAAATATATTTAATACATTAGAAAAAAGAATAACAAAGCTTGGTTTTCCAAAAGATGAAAAGGAGTTTTCTCCCCACTTAACCTTAGGAAGAGTAAAAGAAAGATTAAAGTGGAAAGAAGATTGGAAGATTGATATTCCAGAAATAAGATTTTTAGCTATTGAGTTAACTCTTTTTGAAAGCCAATTATCTTCTCAAGGACCAACTTATATACCTTTATACCGCAGTAAATTCAAGAAAAATGGCTAA
- a CDS encoding S-adenosylmethionine decarboxylase proenzyme (Decarboxylation of S-adenosylmethionine provides the aminopropyl moiety required for spermidine biosynthesis from putrescine) codes for MKITGKSLGRHILAEMYNCNREVLNDLQKIKEIMTKAAIIAGAEVVEVVFHQFNPYGVSGVVVISESHLAIHTWPEYGFVAADLFTCGDHVDPWKAFEYLQSELQAEQVMTFEAKRGVLPLDADQFSYKPYKNEKVEEKEKVG; via the coding sequence GTGAAAATAACAGGGAAGTCTCTGGGGAGACATATTTTAGCGGAGATGTATAACTGCAATAGAGAGGTACTAAATGATCTACAAAAAATAAAAGAGATCATGACAAAAGCTGCAATAATCGCAGGTGCAGAAGTAGTGGAAGTAGTATTTCATCAATTTAATCCTTATGGAGTAAGTGGAGTAGTTGTTATCTCTGAATCGCACCTGGCTATTCATACATGGCCAGAATACGGATTTGTAGCAGCTGATTTATTTACCTGCGGAGATCATGTAGATCCCTGGAAGGCTTTTGAGTATTTGCAAAGTGAGCTTCAGGCAGAACAAGTTATGACTTTTGAAGCAAAAAGAGGTGTTCTGCCTTTAGATGCAGATCAATTTTCCTATAAGCCTTATAAGAATGAGAAAGTTGAGGAAAAGGAAAAGGTAGGTTGA